In Bradyrhizobium lablabi, one DNA window encodes the following:
- a CDS encoding enoyl-CoA hydratase — translation MSTFEHIIVDSKGAVGIITLNRPKMLNALSFGVFREIAAAVDDLEADDAIGCILLAGGEKAFAAGADIKEMQPKTFIDMFSSDFTAIGGDRVANCRKPTIAAVSGYALGGGCELAMMCDIIIAADTAKFGQPEITLGTIPGIGGTQRLTRAVGKSKAMDLCLTGRMMDAAEAERSGLVSRVVPADKLMEEALAMAEKIASMSRPAAAMAKEAINRAFETPLSEGINVERNLFHSTFALEDRAEGMVAFIEKRKPVNKNR, via the coding sequence ATGAGCACGTTCGAACACATCATCGTCGATAGCAAAGGCGCTGTCGGCATCATCACGCTGAACCGCCCAAAAATGCTCAACGCGCTGTCCTTCGGCGTGTTTCGCGAGATCGCCGCGGCGGTCGACGATCTCGAAGCCGATGACGCGATCGGATGCATCCTGTTGGCCGGCGGCGAAAAGGCGTTCGCCGCGGGCGCCGACATCAAGGAAATGCAGCCGAAAACCTTCATCGACATGTTTTCCAGCGATTTCACCGCGATCGGCGGCGACCGCGTCGCCAACTGCCGCAAGCCGACAATCGCTGCCGTCAGCGGCTACGCGCTCGGCGGCGGCTGCGAACTCGCCATGATGTGCGACATCATCATTGCCGCCGACACCGCGAAATTCGGCCAGCCGGAGATCACGCTCGGCACCATTCCCGGGATCGGCGGAACCCAGCGGCTGACGCGCGCAGTCGGCAAATCCAAGGCGATGGATTTGTGCCTCACCGGGCGAATGATGGACGCGGCGGAAGCGGAGCGCTCGGGGCTGGTCAGCCGGGTCGTGCCGGCGGACAAGTTGATGGAGGAAGCGCTTGCGATGGCGGAGAAGATCGCCTCGATGTCGCGGCCCGCGGCCGCGATGGCCAAGGAAGCCATCAATCGCGCCTTCGAGACCCCGCTGTCGGAAGGAATCAACGTCGAGCGCAATCTGTTTCATTCCACCTTCGCGCTGGAAGACCGCGCCGAAGGCATGGTGGCCTTCATCGAGAAGCGCAAGCCGGTGAACAAGAACAGGTGA
- a CDS encoding NrsF family protein, with product METDQLIRTLAADNAHRARPVGFVLALALLSAAPVSLAIFFAGLGVRPDVMTAMHNPFFDLKFAVTLALAISAIAVSLHLSRPEASLAGWAWLLLIPAGILAAGISGEMMLPQRLPMMTRMVGSNSRICLTAIPLMSLPLLAAALIGLRHGAPARPAVAGAIAGLLSAGLAATLYASHCTDDSPLFVATWYSIATALVTAIGALAGSRMLRF from the coding sequence ATGGAGACCGATCAGCTCATTCGAACGCTGGCGGCCGATAACGCGCACCGCGCGCGGCCGGTCGGCTTCGTGCTGGCGCTGGCGCTGTTGTCGGCGGCGCCGGTCTCGCTTGCGATCTTCTTCGCCGGCCTCGGCGTCCGTCCCGACGTCATGACCGCGATGCATAACCCGTTTTTCGATCTGAAATTCGCGGTGACACTGGCGCTGGCGATCTCCGCCATCGCGGTCAGCCTGCACCTGTCGCGGCCGGAAGCCTCGCTTGCGGGCTGGGCCTGGCTATTATTGATCCCGGCCGGAATTCTTGCCGCCGGAATCTCGGGCGAGATGATGCTGCCGCAGCGGCTGCCGATGATGACGCGAATGGTCGGCAGCAATTCGCGGATTTGCCTCACTGCGATTCCGCTGATGTCGCTGCCGCTGCTGGCGGCGGCGCTGATCGGCCTGCGCCACGGCGCGCCGGCACGCCCGGCGGTCGCCGGCGCGATCGCCGGTCTGTTGTCGGCGGGTCTGGCGGCGACGCTCTACGCGTCGCACTGCACCGACGATTCACCGCTGTTCGTGGCGACGTGGTACTCGATCGCCACCGCGCTCGTGACCGCGATCGGCGCATTGGCCGGGTCGAGGATGCTGAGGTTTTAG
- a CDS encoding sigma-70 family RNA polymerase sigma factor, producing MREREDEWTGLMRSAISGDSVAYHRLLKAVTPVLRAAARRGLARAGQPLDQSEDIVQDILLAVHLKRHTWDANAPFAPWLFAIARNKLIDALRRRGRRVFVNIDDFAETIPSEPAAQSVPAGEVAAQLEQLPARQRDVLRSIAVESASIKDTAARFSMSEGAVRVALHRGLASLTAKLREQ from the coding sequence GTGCGCGAACGTGAAGACGAGTGGACCGGCCTGATGCGGTCGGCCATTTCAGGGGACAGCGTGGCGTATCATCGCCTGCTCAAGGCGGTAACGCCGGTGCTTCGCGCCGCGGCGCGCCGCGGCCTGGCGCGGGCAGGACAACCACTCGATCAGTCCGAGGACATCGTGCAGGACATATTGTTGGCGGTGCATCTGAAGCGGCATACCTGGGACGCGAACGCGCCGTTCGCGCCGTGGCTGTTCGCGATTGCCCGCAACAAGTTGATCGATGCACTCCGCCGCCGCGGCCGCCGGGTTTTCGTCAACATCGACGATTTCGCCGAAACGATTCCAAGCGAGCCCGCGGCGCAGAGCGTTCCTGCCGGTGAGGTCGCGGCTCAGCTCGAACAGCTGCCGGCGCGTCAGCGCGACGTGCTGCGGTCGATCGCCGTCGAAAGCGCATCGATCAAGGATACCGCGGCGAGATTTTCGATGAGCGAGGGCGCGGTGCGGGTGGCGCTGCACCGCGGGCTTGCCAGCCTCACCGCCAAGCTACGGGAACAATGA
- a CDS encoding DUF2336 domain-containing protein: MSSKSAATSESLLDELQTTLAHGTVARRVETLRRVTDLFINGAVDYSDQQIGLFDDVFQCLIVHIETSAKALLAKRLAPINTAPPLTIRALAFDDLIEVAAPVLSQSERLDDEALIEAARDKSQAHLMAISTRRVLSGAVTDVLVMRGNDAVIQSTVNNPGAEFSENGFTRLVDRAEGHDDLATCIGMRPTIPRHLYLKLLAKASATVRERLEAAHPQRAEEVPTAVQEATRRARSAPSAITKETAIAHALVKSLYEDGRLDEHQVAAFAEAGKFDEANAAIAALASVPVSIAENMMVETRAEGVMILCKVSAMSWSTVRSIINMRDALSGLEPSDPAACKATYERLRPSTAQQVLRFHRMQQTATPAPAA; the protein is encoded by the coding sequence ATGAGTTCGAAATCCGCGGCCACTTCCGAAAGTCTGCTCGACGAATTGCAGACCACGCTTGCGCATGGCACGGTCGCGCGCCGGGTCGAAACCCTGCGCCGCGTCACCGACCTCTTCATCAACGGCGCGGTGGACTATTCGGACCAGCAGATCGGGCTGTTCGACGACGTGTTCCAGTGCCTGATCGTCCACATCGAGACCTCCGCCAAGGCGCTGCTCGCCAAGCGCCTCGCCCCGATCAACACCGCGCCGCCGCTGACGATACGTGCGCTGGCGTTCGACGATCTGATCGAAGTCGCCGCTCCCGTGCTGTCCCAGTCGGAACGCCTAGATGACGAGGCGCTGATCGAGGCCGCGCGCGACAAGAGCCAGGCCCATCTGATGGCGATTTCGACCCGAAGGGTGCTGAGCGGCGCGGTCACCGACGTGCTGGTGATGCGCGGCAACGACGCGGTGATCCAGAGCACCGTCAACAATCCCGGCGCCGAATTTTCCGAGAACGGCTTCACCCGACTGGTCGACCGCGCCGAGGGGCACGACGATCTCGCGACCTGCATCGGCATGCGTCCGACGATTCCGCGGCATCTCTATCTGAAGCTGCTCGCCAAGGCCTCCGCGACGGTGCGGGAGCGGCTCGAGGCCGCCCATCCGCAGCGGGCGGAAGAAGTGCCGACGGCGGTCCAGGAGGCAACGCGGCGGGCGCGCTCCGCGCCCTCGGCCATCACCAAGGAGACCGCGATCGCCCACGCGCTCGTCAAATCATTGTACGAGGACGGCAGGCTCGACGAGCATCAGGTGGCGGCGTTTGCCGAAGCGGGAAAATTCGACGAAGCCAATGCCGCGATCGCAGCCCTCGCCAGTGTGCCGGTGTCGATCGCCGAGAACATGATGGTGGAGACCCGCGCCGAGGGCGTGATGATCCTGTGCAAAGTCTCGGCGATGTCGTGGTCGACGGTGCGATCGATCATCAACATGCGCGACGCGCTCTCTGGTCTGGAGCCGTCCGATCCCGCCGCCTGCAAGGCCACCTATGAACGGCTGCGGCCCTCGACCGCGCAACAGGTGCTGCGCTTCCACCGCATGCAGCAGACCGCAACGCCCGCGCCGGCGGCGTGA
- a CDS encoding FAD-binding oxidoreductase codes for MKKFSQKFKTGVSVAAVVVALVGVYGFRKLQALAADPTGEKDCGPAVGRAEQGKIDLERIKAIAPLPGVKWSQLGGSINDASCLDKTEIYGVVEVHSVDDIARTLAFARDNKLSVTAAGVRHSMGGQAFRKGGIVLDMRGFNRIVLNENTRSVTVQPGATWHDIQNVLHPRFAVRAMQSTDIFSVGGSISVNAHGMDHQAGALAKSIKSMRVMLADGSLRNVSSTENKDLFNLVVGGYGLFGVIVEAELDIADNLVYQTGRRVMDYREFPALFANEIEKDPNIGLMYGHLSTAPSTFLKEMLLYTYTKVDGTDFKRAPLDEPSGTKLRRLTVNLSKQGPLFQELKWLSEKHVEHRMEACTVTRAQAIGSAEACLVSRNDPMHDSVLYLRNSLPDDTDILHEYFIPRREFASFVDGMRKVLTDNKTNLLNASVRIVHQEDNFLTYSPEPAFSLVLYINQTTDEEGNRRMKKATEELIDLTIAHKGRFFLPYQLYYSRDQLQRSYPQINDFFAAKRKYDPSELFTNTFYQKYAS; via the coding sequence ATGAAGAAATTCTCGCAAAAATTCAAAACCGGCGTGTCTGTCGCCGCCGTTGTGGTCGCACTGGTTGGCGTCTACGGCTTCCGGAAACTTCAGGCCCTGGCGGCCGATCCCACCGGCGAAAAGGATTGCGGGCCTGCGGTGGGCCGCGCCGAGCAGGGCAAGATCGATCTGGAGCGGATCAAGGCGATTGCGCCGCTTCCGGGCGTAAAATGGTCGCAGCTCGGCGGCAGCATCAATGACGCCAGTTGCCTCGACAAGACCGAAATCTATGGCGTGGTCGAAGTGCACAGCGTCGATGACATCGCAAGGACGTTGGCGTTCGCGCGCGACAACAAGCTTTCGGTGACGGCGGCTGGCGTGCGCCACAGCATGGGCGGACAGGCGTTCCGCAAGGGCGGCATCGTGCTCGACATGCGCGGGTTCAACCGCATCGTGCTGAACGAGAACACACGGTCGGTCACCGTGCAGCCGGGGGCGACCTGGCACGACATCCAGAACGTGTTGCATCCGCGCTTCGCGGTCCGCGCCATGCAATCGACCGATATCTTCAGTGTCGGCGGCTCGATCTCGGTCAACGCGCACGGCATGGACCATCAGGCCGGCGCGCTCGCCAAATCGATCAAGTCGATGCGGGTGATGCTGGCGGACGGCTCATTGCGTAACGTATCCTCGACCGAGAACAAGGACCTGTTCAATCTGGTGGTCGGCGGCTATGGCCTGTTTGGCGTCATCGTCGAGGCCGAGCTCGATATCGCGGACAATCTGGTCTACCAGACCGGGCGGCGCGTCATGGACTACAGGGAATTTCCCGCGCTGTTCGCGAACGAAATCGAGAAGGACCCGAATATCGGCCTGATGTACGGTCATCTCTCGACGGCGCCGAGCACGTTCCTTAAGGAAATGCTGCTCTACACCTACACCAAGGTCGACGGCACGGATTTCAAGCGCGCGCCGCTGGATGAGCCCAGTGGAACCAAATTGCGGCGGTTGACCGTTAATCTTTCCAAGCAGGGTCCGCTGTTTCAGGAACTGAAATGGCTGTCGGAGAAGCACGTCGAGCATCGGATGGAGGCCTGCACGGTCACGCGCGCGCAAGCGATCGGCTCAGCCGAAGCCTGCCTCGTCAGCCGCAACGACCCGATGCACGATTCGGTGCTCTACTTGCGCAACTCGTTGCCTGACGATACCGACATCCTGCACGAATACTTTATTCCGCGCCGCGAGTTTGCGTCGTTTGTCGACGGCATGCGCAAGGTCTTGACCGACAACAAGACCAATTTGCTCAACGCGTCGGTGCGCATCGTGCATCAGGAAGACAATTTCCTGACCTATTCGCCGGAGCCGGCGTTCTCATTGGTGCTTTACATCAACCAGACCACCGACGAGGAGGGCAATCGTCGGATGAAGAAGGCGACCGAGGAACTGATCGATCTCACCATCGCGCACAAGGGCCGGTTCTTCCTGCCCTACCAGCTCTATTATTCGCGCGACCAGTTGCAGCGTTCCTATCCGCAGATCAACGACTTCTTCGCCGCGAAACGCAAATACGATCCGTCTGAGCTCTTCACCAACACGTTCTACCAGAAATACGCGTCGTAA
- a CDS encoding alpha/beta fold hydrolase: MFSKILRWSAKALLAILLLAVAAIAAFRVAAAMRETGTRAELAPPNGHLVPTSSGGVFVQQKGPAQGVPVVLFHGTAAWSELWRRTIDALAAAGFHVIALDLPPFGFSDRPGSYTRQDQAARVKEVLDQLRSAPAIIVGHSFGAGAATEFAMRYPERARGLVLVDAALGLTAPPSDPPALLRPKWIREILVSLTITNPLATRPLLQTLIEKKERALPEYVEILQRPTTLQNSTSDIADWLYYFAGADRGAASADRGSYARLKLPVTMLWGEKDSVTPVAQALDLRTLVPQAQLTPLPGLGHIPQIEDPGLFNDALLKALGKL, encoded by the coding sequence GTGTTCTCCAAAATACTGCGCTGGTCGGCCAAGGCCTTGCTTGCCATTTTGTTGTTGGCTGTCGCAGCGATCGCCGCATTTCGGGTCGCGGCGGCGATGCGCGAGACCGGGACGCGCGCCGAGCTTGCGCCGCCAAACGGCCACCTGGTGCCGACAAGCTCCGGCGGAGTGTTCGTACAGCAGAAGGGTCCGGCGCAAGGCGTTCCCGTCGTTCTGTTCCACGGCACGGCGGCCTGGAGCGAATTGTGGCGGCGCACCATCGATGCGCTTGCCGCCGCCGGCTTTCACGTGATCGCGCTCGACCTGCCTCCTTTCGGGTTTTCCGATCGGCCGGGAAGTTATACCCGGCAGGACCAGGCCGCGCGCGTGAAGGAGGTGCTCGACCAGTTGCGTTCGGCTCCGGCCATTATTGTCGGCCATTCGTTCGGCGCTGGCGCTGCGACCGAATTTGCGATGCGCTACCCGGAGCGCGCGCGGGGGCTGGTGCTGGTCGATGCGGCGCTCGGGCTAACCGCGCCGCCATCCGATCCGCCGGCGCTGCTTCGGCCGAAATGGATTCGTGAAATCCTGGTATCGCTGACCATCACCAATCCCCTTGCAACCCGGCCGCTGCTGCAAACGCTGATCGAGAAGAAAGAGCGCGCCCTGCCGGAATATGTCGAGATCCTGCAAAGACCGACGACGCTGCAAAACAGCACCTCTGACATCGCCGACTGGCTGTATTATTTCGCCGGCGCCGACCGAGGTGCCGCCAGCGCCGACCGCGGCTCCTATGCGCGCCTGAAACTTCCCGTGACGATGCTGTGGGGCGAGAAGGATTCGGTCACGCCGGTTGCGCAAGCGCTCGATCTGCGGACGCTGGTGCCGCAGGCACAACTGACGCCGTTGCCCGGGCTTGGCCATATCCCGCAAATCGAGGATCCGGGTCTGTTCAACGATGCCCTGCTCAAGGCGCTCGGAAAACTCTAA